A stretch of the Sulfuricurvum sp. genome encodes the following:
- the rplL gene encoding 50S ribosomal protein L7/L12, whose translation MAVTKEDVLEFISNLSVLELSELVKEFEEKFGVSAQPVAVAGGAVVAEAAEEKTEFDVILKDGGEKKINVIKVVRAMTGLGLKEAKDAVEGAPTTIKEGISKQDAEAAKKELEEAGASVEIK comes from the coding sequence ATGGCTGTAACTAAAGAAGATGTTCTTGAGTTTATCTCAAACCTTTCTGTCCTCGAGCTTTCTGAGCTTGTAAAAGAATTCGAAGAAAAATTCGGAGTATCTGCTCAACCGGTAGCGGTTGCTGGCGGCGCTGTTGTTGCTGAAGCTGCAGAAGAAAAAACTGAATTCGATGTTATCTTGAAAGACGGTGGTGAGAAAAAAATCAACGTTATTAAAGTAGTACGTGCTATGACTGGTCTTGGTCTTAAAGAAGCAAAAGACGCTGTTGAAGGTGCACCTACAACAATTAAAGAAGGTATCTCTAAACAAGATGCTGAAGCAGCTAAAAAAGAACTTGAAGAAGCTGGTGCTTCTGTCGAAATCAAATAA
- the rplJ gene encoding 50S ribosomal protein L10 codes for MNKSQKSEIVSNLTNEFKSSAAVIMCDYRGLAVSELEALRKIAREKDSKVQVVKNTLATIALNNAEMSGIEIKDTNIFVWGPDAIAASKTAVDFAKANDKFVIRTAYIDGEAADENKVRAFATLPGREELLGMLASVWMGPVRNFTIGLDALKRKKEEAAA; via the coding sequence ATGAATAAATCACAGAAATCTGAGATTGTTAGTAATCTAACTAATGAGTTCAAATCTTCTGCTGCAGTTATTATGTGTGACTATCGCGGTTTAGCAGTGTCTGAACTTGAAGCACTTCGTAAAATTGCACGTGAAAAAGATTCAAAAGTTCAAGTTGTAAAAAATACACTTGCAACTATCGCTTTGAACAATGCAGAGATGAGCGGTATCGAAATTAAAGATACTAACATTTTCGTTTGGGGACCTGATGCAATCGCTGCTTCAAAAACAGCAGTTGATTTCGCAAAAGCAAATGATAAGTTTGTGATCCGAACGGCTTACATTGACGGCGAAGCTGCTGATGAGAACAAAGTTCGTGCATTTGCTACCCTACCGGGCCGCGAAGAGTTGCTTGGAATGTTGGCATCTGTATGGATGGGACCAGTTCGCAACTTTACAATCGGACTCGATGCGCTTAAACGTAAAAAAGAAGAAGCAGCAGCTTAA
- the rpoC gene encoding DNA-directed RNA polymerase subunit beta', with product MSKLVPVAVTEDNRPVDIKQIQFRLASPERILSWSHGEVKKPETINYRTLKPERDGLFCAKIFGPVRDYECLCGKYKKMRYKGVICEKCGVEVTSAKVRRTRMGHIDLVTPVAHIWYVSSLPSRIGTLLGVKMKDLERVLYYEAYIVKNGGEAYYDGEQTSAVLKYDVLNEEQYRTLVQRYGDSGFSAEMGGSAVRELLDELDLVDLFSALKEEVAGTNSEAKRKTIVKRLKVIESFLNSGNNPAWMMLTALPVLPPELRPLVSLDGGKFAVSDVNDLYRRVINRNQRLKRLIELEAPEIIVRNEKRMLQEAVDALFDNGRRANAVKGANKRPLKSLSEIIKGKQGRFRQNLLGKRVDFSGRSVIVVGPNLQMDQCGLPKQMALELFKPHLIAKLEDKGYATTVKAAKKMIEEKTNEVWECLAEIVEGYPIMLNRAPTLHKLSIQAFHPKLIDGKAIQLHPLVCAAFNADFDGDQMAVHVPLSAEAIAECKVLMLSSMNILLPASGKAIATPSQDMVLGLYYLTLGKNDVKGSNKLFSCVDEIMIALEHNALDLHAKVRTRVDGRVIHTTAGRMILQSILPDFVPAELWNVVMKKKNISALVDYVNKHGGIAVTAGFLDDLKNLGFKYATKSGVSISITDIIIPEMKAGLIVASKNRVKEIQKQFEAGLLTEQERYNKIIDVWTDTNNTVAGGMMELIQNDKAGFNSIFMMADSGARGSAAQIRQLAGMRGLMAKPDGSIIETPIISNFKEGLNVLEYFISTHGARKGLADTALKTANAGYLTRKLVDVAQNVKIVEHDCGTHEGIELTDISVGNELIEPLEDRIYGRVLAEDAIDPITNEILYSEGTLIDEIKASKVIEAGIKSVQIRTPTTCKSEGGVCALCYGLNLGSGGIVKRGEAVGIIAAQSIGEPGTQLTLRTFHVGGTASSTREERQVIATKEGFIRYHNMKTYLSKEGKQIVANRRNAAILLVEPKIKAPFNGTLEIQTIHDEIIVSVKGESQTVRYTLRKNEVAKPNELAGVSGKIEGKFFLPYESATAVKMDESIVETIKDGWNVPNRIPYASEIQVKDGAPITQKIYAKEKGVVKYYLLKGDYLERHYEIKKGHSVEEKGLFAVVADSEEREAIRHYIARGSVIEVSDNEAVKADTLIAKPVKEESVVVAEWDPYSNPIISETDGVITFEDIIPGVTASEQFDELTGKTRLMINEYVAPEFKPAIVLAANDGSVIRYAVEPKTAIFAQDRADVKVADILARTPKALQKSRDITGGLPRVSELFEARKPKEIALIAELDGVVSFGKPLRGKERILITSDNGMVKEYFVDKNLVALVHPGEFVHAGERLTDGIVSSHEILRILGVKALYNYLVSEVQQVYRRQGVNIADKHIEVIFTQMLRQIKILRSGDTKFIEGDVVSKAQFKVENEKILRLGGEPAIAEPYLVGITRAAVSADSIISAASFQDTTKVLTEAAVSAKIDDLTDLKENVIIGRTIPVGTGIYKDQKMVFGD from the coding sequence ATGAGTAAATTAGTACCAGTTGCCGTAACTGAAGATAATCGTCCGGTCGATATTAAACAGATCCAATTCCGACTCGCGTCTCCGGAGAGAATTCTCTCATGGAGCCACGGTGAAGTAAAAAAACCAGAAACGATCAACTACCGTACCCTTAAACCGGAACGTGACGGTTTGTTTTGTGCCAAAATTTTCGGGCCGGTTCGTGATTACGAATGTCTGTGCGGAAAATACAAAAAGATGCGTTACAAAGGTGTTATTTGTGAAAAATGTGGGGTTGAAGTAACTTCTGCAAAGGTACGTCGTACACGTATGGGGCACATTGATCTCGTTACTCCGGTAGCACACATCTGGTACGTCAGTTCACTTCCAAGCCGTATCGGTACGTTGCTCGGTGTGAAGATGAAAGACCTTGAACGCGTATTGTATTACGAAGCCTACATCGTTAAAAACGGCGGAGAAGCGTACTATGACGGTGAGCAAACCTCTGCGGTTCTTAAATACGACGTATTGAACGAAGAGCAATACCGTACATTGGTACAACGTTACGGGGACAGCGGTTTCTCAGCAGAGATGGGTGGATCAGCGGTTCGCGAATTGCTCGATGAACTTGACTTAGTTGATCTTTTCTCAGCTTTGAAAGAAGAAGTTGCTGGGACAAACTCTGAAGCAAAACGTAAAACAATCGTTAAACGTTTGAAAGTTATCGAGTCGTTCTTGAACTCAGGGAACAATCCGGCGTGGATGATGCTTACAGCATTGCCGGTTCTTCCTCCTGAACTTCGTCCGTTGGTCAGCCTTGATGGCGGAAAATTCGCGGTATCGGATGTCAATGACCTCTATCGTCGTGTAATCAACCGTAACCAACGTTTGAAGCGTTTGATCGAACTTGAAGCACCGGAAATTATTGTCCGCAATGAAAAACGTATGCTTCAAGAAGCAGTCGATGCGTTATTCGACAACGGCCGTCGTGCAAATGCGGTTAAAGGTGCGAACAAACGTCCGTTGAAATCACTCTCCGAGATCATCAAAGGTAAACAAGGGCGTTTCCGTCAAAACCTTCTCGGTAAACGTGTTGACTTCTCTGGACGTTCCGTTATCGTTGTTGGACCAAACCTTCAAATGGATCAGTGCGGATTGCCGAAACAAATGGCATTGGAACTATTTAAACCGCATTTGATCGCAAAACTTGAAGATAAAGGGTATGCGACAACCGTTAAAGCGGCTAAAAAAATGATCGAAGAGAAAACCAACGAAGTTTGGGAATGTTTAGCGGAAATCGTAGAAGGTTATCCGATTATGCTAAACCGTGCACCTACGTTGCATAAACTCTCAATCCAAGCGTTTCACCCGAAATTGATTGACGGTAAAGCGATCCAATTGCATCCTCTCGTTTGTGCCGCTTTCAATGCGGACTTCGACGGTGACCAAATGGCAGTCCACGTTCCACTCAGTGCCGAAGCGATTGCAGAATGTAAAGTATTGATGCTCTCTTCTATGAACATCTTGCTTCCTGCATCGGGTAAAGCGATCGCGACACCTTCACAAGATATGGTCTTGGGTCTATATTATTTGACACTTGGCAAAAATGATGTGAAGGGATCGAATAAACTTTTCAGCTGCGTTGATGAGATTATGATCGCGTTAGAGCATAATGCACTTGATTTGCACGCAAAAGTGCGTACACGTGTTGACGGCCGTGTGATTCATACGACTGCGGGACGCATGATTCTTCAGTCGATCCTTCCGGATTTCGTTCCTGCGGAATTGTGGAACGTTGTTATGAAAAAGAAAAATATCTCCGCGTTGGTTGACTATGTTAATAAACACGGCGGTATTGCAGTAACAGCTGGATTCTTGGATGATTTGAAAAATCTCGGTTTCAAATATGCAACCAAATCGGGTGTCTCTATTTCTATCACGGACATCATTATCCCTGAAATGAAAGCGGGATTGATCGTTGCATCTAAAAACCGTGTTAAAGAGATTCAAAAACAGTTCGAAGCGGGTCTATTGACCGAGCAAGAGCGTTATAATAAAATCATTGACGTCTGGACAGATACCAACAACACCGTCGCAGGCGGAATGATGGAATTGATCCAAAACGATAAAGCCGGGTTTAACTCGATCTTTATGATGGCGGACTCCGGAGCGCGGGGATCTGCGGCTCAAATTCGTCAGCTCGCCGGTATGCGTGGTTTGATGGCGAAACCGGACGGTTCGATTATTGAAACTCCGATTATTTCGAACTTTAAAGAGGGTCTAAACGTCCTTGAGTACTTTATTTCTACCCATGGTGCTCGTAAAGGTCTTGCGGATACCGCACTTAAAACGGCGAATGCGGGTTATTTGACTCGTAAACTCGTTGACGTTGCTCAAAACGTGAAAATCGTTGAACACGATTGCGGTACACATGAAGGGATTGAACTGACTGATATCTCTGTCGGTAATGAATTGATCGAACCACTCGAAGACCGTATTTACGGCCGTGTATTGGCAGAAGATGCGATTGACCCGATTACGAATGAGATTCTTTATTCTGAGGGAACATTGATCGATGAGATCAAAGCTTCTAAAGTGATCGAAGCCGGTATTAAATCGGTTCAAATCCGTACTCCGACAACATGTAAATCAGAGGGTGGCGTATGTGCCCTATGTTACGGACTTAACCTTGGAAGCGGCGGAATCGTTAAACGCGGTGAAGCGGTCGGTATCATCGCTGCTCAGTCGATCGGGGAGCCGGGTACACAGTTGACCCTTCGCACCTTCCACGTCGGGGGAACGGCATCAAGTACACGTGAAGAGCGTCAAGTCATTGCAACGAAAGAGGGATTCATCCGTTATCACAACATGAAAACCTACCTTTCAAAAGAGGGTAAACAAATCGTTGCAAACCGTCGTAATGCAGCAATCTTGTTGGTTGAACCGAAAATCAAAGCGCCGTTTAACGGAACGTTAGAGATTCAAACGATTCATGATGAGATCATCGTCAGTGTTAAAGGCGAAAGCCAAACCGTTCGCTATACCCTACGTAAAAACGAAGTGGCTAAACCGAACGAACTTGCCGGTGTCAGCGGTAAAATTGAAGGTAAATTCTTCCTTCCGTATGAATCTGCAACAGCAGTTAAAATGGATGAATCAATCGTTGAAACGATAAAAGACGGATGGAATGTACCTAATCGTATTCCGTATGCGTCAGAAATTCAAGTAAAAGACGGTGCACCGATCACGCAAAAAATTTACGCGAAAGAGAAAGGGGTTGTTAAATACTACCTTCTCAAAGGCGATTATCTTGAGCGACATTATGAGATCAAAAAAGGTCACAGTGTTGAAGAAAAAGGTCTTTTTGCCGTTGTTGCCGATAGTGAAGAACGTGAAGCGATCCGTCACTATATTGCACGCGGTTCTGTGATCGAAGTAAGCGATAACGAAGCGGTCAAAGCAGATACTTTGATCGCTAAACCGGTAAAAGAAGAATCAGTAGTTGTAGCAGAATGGGATCCGTACTCGAATCCGATTATTTCTGAAACCGACGGTGTCATCACATTCGAAGACATTATTCCGGGAGTTACTGCTTCCGAGCAGTTTGACGAACTCACCGGTAAAACCCGTTTGATGATCAACGAATATGTTGCTCCTGAATTCAAACCGGCGATCGTTCTTGCTGCCAATGACGGTTCAGTTATCCGTTACGCGGTTGAACCGAAAACAGCGATTTTTGCACAAGATAGAGCCGATGTTAAAGTCGCGGATATCTTGGCGAGAACACCGAAAGCGCTCCAAAAATCACGCGATATCACCGGGGGTCTTCCGCGGGTTTCTGAGCTTTTCGAAGCACGTAAACCTAAAGAGATCGCTCTTATCGCAGAACTTGACGGGGTGGTAAGCTTCGGTAAACCGCTTCGCGGAAAAGAACGCATCTTGATTACTTCGGATAACGGAATGGTTAAAGAGTACTTTGTTGATAAAAATCTTGTTGCATTGGTTCATCCGGGTGAGTTCGTTCACGCCGGCGAGCGTTTGACCGACGGTATCGTCAGCTCACACGAGATTTTGAGAATCTTGGGTGTCAAAGCATTGTATAACTACCTTGTCAGTGAAGTCCAACAAGTTTATCGCCGTCAAGGGGTTAACATCGCGGACAAACACATCGAAGTTATCTTTACTCAGATGTTGCGTCAGATCAAAATCCTCCGTTCAGGGGATACTAAATTTATCGAGGGTGATGTTGTTTCTAAAGCACAATTCAAAGTGGAGAACGAAAAAATCCTTCGTCTCGGCGGAGAGCCTGCGATTGCTGAACCGTATCTTGTAGGTATTACCCGTGCTGCGGTCAGTGCTGACTCGATTATCTCAGCTGCATCGTTCCAAGATACGACTAAAGTATTGACGGAAGCGGCTGTATCGGCGAAAATCGACGATTTGACCGACTTGAAAGAGAATGTCATCATTGGTCGTACGATCCCGGTCGGAACCGGTATCTACAAAGATCAAAAAATGGTTTTTGGCGACTAA
- the rpsL gene encoding 30S ribosomal protein S12 — protein MPTINQLIRKERQAVVKKSKSPALVSCPQRRGVCTRVYTTTPKKPNSALRKVAKVRLTSGFEVISYIGGEGHNLQEHSIVLVRGGRVKDLPGVKYHIVRGALDTAGVKDRKVSRSKYGTKKAKAKK, from the coding sequence GTGCCAACAATCAACCAACTTATTCGTAAAGAGCGACAAGCGGTAGTGAAAAAATCAAAATCACCCGCTTTGGTGTCATGCCCACAACGTCGTGGTGTATGTACTCGTGTATATACTACAACCCCTAAGAAACCGAACTCGGCGCTTCGTAAAGTTGCTAAAGTTCGTTTGACTTCAGGGTTTGAAGTTATTAGTTATATCGGTGGTGAGGGTCACAACTTGCAAGAGCACTCTATCGTTCTTGTTCGCGGCGGCCGTGTAAAAGACTTACCGGGGGTTAAATACCATATCGTACGTGGTGCTCTCGATACTGCGGGTGTTAAAGACCGTAAAGTATCTCGTTCTAAATACGGAACGAAAAAAGCTAAGGCTAAAAAATAA
- the rplA gene encoding 50S ribosomal protein L1, with translation MAGKRYKQLSEKIDMAKSYSVADAAAFVKELKSAKFDETVEIALNLGVDPRHADQMIRGAVVLPHGTGKVVRVAVFAKGAKVDEAKNAGADIVGAEDLVEQIKAGNINFDIVVAAPDCMGLVGQVGRILGPKGMMPNPKTGTVTADIAKAVSNVKGGQVNFRVDKKGNIHAGIGKVSFDTDKIAENIKAFVGAINRAKPSTAKGRYIKNAALSLTMSPAIKFETQELLDIR, from the coding sequence ATGGCTGGAAAACGCTACAAACAACTTAGTGAAAAAATTGATATGGCAAAAAGCTACTCTGTAGCCGATGCTGCAGCTTTTGTAAAAGAGCTTAAATCTGCAAAATTCGATGAAACTGTCGAAATCGCATTGAACCTAGGCGTTGACCCACGTCACGCTGACCAAATGATCCGTGGCGCGGTTGTGCTTCCTCACGGTACGGGTAAAGTGGTTCGTGTTGCAGTTTTTGCAAAAGGTGCAAAAGTTGACGAAGCAAAAAATGCAGGTGCCGATATCGTAGGTGCTGAAGATTTGGTTGAGCAAATCAAAGCAGGTAATATCAACTTCGATATCGTTGTTGCTGCACCTGATTGTATGGGTCTTGTAGGTCAAGTAGGACGTATCCTCGGGCCAAAAGGGATGATGCCGAATCCTAAGACCGGTACTGTTACTGCGGATATCGCAAAAGCGGTTAGCAATGTTAAAGGCGGACAAGTCAATTTCCGTGTTGATAAAAAAGGGAACATCCATGCCGGTATCGGTAAAGTGAGTTTCGACACAGATAAAATTGCTGAAAATATCAAAGCTTTTGTCGGTGCTATCAACCGTGCTAAACCGTCGACTGCAAAAGGTCGCTACATCAAAAACGCAGCATTGTCACTTACTATGAGCCCTGCAATCAAATTCGAAACACAAGAATTATTAGACATCCGTTAA
- the rpoB gene encoding DNA-directed RNA polymerase subunit beta has product MLNTLHSGNRLRVDFAKTPQQIEVPNLLQLQQSSYESFLMLDQKDRSKSGIERVFQSVFPIHDSQNRLSLEYLGSEVGRPKYTVRECMERGLTYSVSLRMKTRLMIWDRDENTKEKTGVKDIKEQTIFIRDIPLMTDRTSFVINGVERVVVNQLHRSPGVIFKEEESTTAGSKMIFTGQIIPDRGSWLYFEYDPKDILYMRINKRRKVPVTIMFRALGYSKQDILKMFYPLQKIRVEENKYLMDFDPEHFAGRLGYDLIDSDGKLLVAAGKRLSAKKAEKLIADGVTAIQYPIETLIERHLAEPIIDAVTGEVMFDTMAQLDETKLKKMIESGVKEFVIANDLAEGHDSAIINAFIADADSLKLLRQTEIIEDENDLAAIRIYKVMRPGEPVTKEAAKVFVNQLFFDPERYDLTRVGRMKMNHKLGLNIPEYVTVLTNEDIINTVKYVVKVKNGQGHIDDRDHLGNRRIRSIGELLGNELHNGLIKMQKAIKDKLSTMSGPTTELMPHDLINSKMITSTIMEFFSGGQLSQFMDQTNPLSEVTHKRRLSALGEGGLVKERAGFEVRDVHPTHYGRICPIETPEGQNIGLINTLATYSKVNEHGFIEAPYNVVKDGVVTSEVVYLTATQEEGKVIAAASSRIDENGNFLDDLVETRQDGEYPLVSPKECELRDLTPHMVVGVAASLIPFLEHDDANRALMGSNMQRQAVPLLRPEAPMVGTGVEKLVARDSWECVKADRSGIVEKVDSKHIYVMGEDEDGTFIDYYPLQKNLRTNQNTTFLQKPIVKQGQMVTKGQIIADGPNMDQGELALGINALVAFMPWNGYNFEDAIVMSERMIREDAFTSVHIYEKEAEARELKHGVEEITRDIPNVRDDELSHLDDSGIVKIGTYVKGGMILVGKVSPKGEVKPTPEERLLRAIFGEKAGHVVNKSLYCTPSMEGVVVDVKVFTKKGYDKDPRTLELEKQERDELEREHYDRLLMIDKEEMLRIVSLLTKHPLLSDVSINGNEYKAGENVKADDLKEVNRFAMNNVVKAFSDDIQEKYNQTKNHFQKEKKKFRDEHEEKLSILEKDDILPNGVVKFVKVYIATKRKLKVGDKMAGRHGNKGIVSTIVPQVDMPYMANGRSVDVCLNPLGVPSRMNIGQILEMHLGMVGKELGFQIQDIFEAKQKEFIGDLRSKMITFADVAGLMNAAKVLGEMDDQTLLGYAQDWSKGVKFATPIFEGVTEAEFAKLFELAKLDTDGKMELYDGKTGDKMKERVNVGYMYMLKLHHLVDEKVHARSTGPYSLVTQQPVGGKALFGGQRFGEMEVWALEAYGASAVLKEMLTIKSDDVDGRVRAYKAITKGESVPASGIPETLFVLTKELQSLALDIEIFDEVDDNE; this is encoded by the coding sequence ATGTTAAACACTCTTCACTCCGGAAACCGCTTGCGCGTTGATTTCGCGAAAACTCCCCAACAAATTGAAGTACCAAACTTGTTACAACTTCAACAAAGTTCTTATGAATCCTTTTTGATGTTGGATCAAAAAGATCGATCCAAAAGTGGTATCGAACGTGTATTTCAATCGGTATTTCCGATCCATGATTCTCAAAACCGTCTTTCACTTGAATATTTAGGTTCTGAAGTAGGACGTCCAAAGTACACTGTACGCGAATGTATGGAACGCGGATTGACCTATTCTGTATCGCTACGTATGAAAACACGTCTAATGATTTGGGATCGTGACGAAAACACCAAAGAAAAAACCGGTGTAAAAGATATTAAAGAACAAACCATTTTTATTCGTGACATTCCTTTAATGACAGATCGTACTTCCTTTGTCATCAACGGTGTAGAGCGTGTTGTTGTTAATCAACTCCACCGTTCACCTGGGGTTATCTTCAAAGAAGAAGAATCGACTACAGCCGGAAGCAAAATGATATTTACCGGTCAGATTATTCCTGACCGCGGTTCATGGCTTTATTTTGAGTACGATCCGAAAGATATTCTTTACATGCGTATCAATAAACGCCGTAAAGTTCCGGTTACAATCATGTTCCGTGCGCTCGGATACAGTAAACAAGACATTTTAAAAATGTTCTATCCACTGCAAAAAATTCGTGTCGAAGAAAACAAATATTTGATGGATTTCGATCCTGAACATTTTGCAGGACGTTTAGGATACGATTTGATCGACAGCGACGGAAAATTATTGGTTGCTGCCGGTAAACGTCTTTCAGCGAAAAAAGCGGAAAAATTGATTGCAGACGGTGTTACTGCGATTCAGTATCCGATTGAAACATTGATTGAACGTCATTTAGCTGAGCCGATCATTGATGCTGTGACCGGTGAAGTGATGTTTGATACGATGGCACAGCTTGATGAGACTAAACTCAAAAAAATGATCGAGTCTGGCGTTAAAGAGTTTGTTATTGCGAACGACTTGGCAGAAGGACATGACAGCGCTATCATCAACGCGTTTATCGCGGATGCCGATTCATTAAAACTACTCCGTCAAACGGAAATTATTGAAGATGAAAACGATCTTGCTGCGATTCGTATTTATAAAGTAATGCGTCCTGGTGAGCCGGTAACAAAAGAAGCGGCAAAAGTTTTTGTCAATCAACTTTTCTTCGATCCTGAACGTTATGATTTAACTCGCGTCGGACGTATGAAAATGAATCACAAATTGGGTCTTAACATACCTGAATATGTGACTGTTTTGACGAATGAAGACATCATCAATACCGTTAAATACGTCGTAAAAGTTAAAAACGGTCAAGGTCACATCGATGACCGTGACCACCTCGGTAACCGACGTATCCGTTCAATCGGGGAGTTGCTCGGTAACGAGTTACACAATGGTTTGATCAAAATGCAAAAAGCGATCAAAGATAAACTATCCACGATGAGCGGTCCGACCACCGAGTTGATGCCGCATGATTTGATCAATTCAAAAATGATCACTTCTACGATTATGGAGTTCTTCAGCGGCGGACAATTGTCTCAGTTTATGGACCAAACGAATCCGTTATCGGAAGTTACCCACAAACGTCGTCTTTCAGCACTTGGAGAAGGCGGTCTTGTAAAAGAACGTGCTGGATTTGAAGTGCGTGACGTTCACCCGACACACTACGGACGTATCTGTCCGATTGAGACTCCTGAGGGACAAAACATCGGTTTGATCAATACGTTGGCAACTTATTCTAAAGTTAATGAACACGGATTTATCGAAGCGCCGTATAATGTTGTTAAAGACGGTGTCGTAACTTCTGAAGTTGTCTATTTGACAGCGACCCAAGAAGAAGGAAAAGTTATTGCTGCGGCATCAAGCCGTATCGATGAAAACGGTAACTTCTTGGACGATTTGGTTGAAACGCGCCAAGACGGTGAATATCCTCTTGTTTCTCCTAAAGAGTGTGAACTTCGTGACTTGACACCACATATGGTTGTCGGTGTTGCAGCGAGCTTGATTCCATTCTTGGAACACGATGACGCGAACCGTGCCTTGATGGGATCGAACATGCAACGTCAAGCTGTGCCGTTGTTGCGTCCTGAAGCACCAATGGTCGGTACCGGAGTTGAAAAACTCGTTGCTCGCGACTCATGGGAATGTGTTAAAGCAGATCGCAGCGGTATCGTTGAAAAAGTCGATTCAAAACACATCTACGTGATGGGTGAAGATGAAGACGGAACCTTTATCGATTATTACCCGTTGCAAAAAAATCTTCGTACCAACCAAAATACGACGTTCTTGCAAAAACCGATCGTTAAACAAGGGCAAATGGTAACGAAAGGTCAAATCATCGCGGACGGTCCGAATATGGATCAAGGCGAATTGGCACTCGGTATCAATGCACTCGTCGCGTTTATGCCGTGGAACGGGTATAACTTCGAGGATGCGATCGTTATGTCTGAGCGTATGATCCGCGAAGATGCGTTTACCTCCGTTCATATCTATGAGAAAGAGGCGGAAGCGCGCGAACTCAAACACGGTGTAGAAGAGATTACACGTGATATCCCGAATGTTCGTGATGATGAACTTTCTCATCTTGATGACAGCGGTATCGTAAAAATAGGTACGTATGTTAAAGGTGGGATGATCCTCGTCGGTAAAGTTTCTCCGAAAGGTGAAGTAAAACCGACCCCTGAAGAGCGTTTATTGCGTGCTATCTTCGGTGAAAAAGCGGGTCATGTCGTTAACAAATCACTCTACTGTACACCAAGTATGGAAGGGGTTGTCGTTGACGTTAAAGTCTTCACTAAAAAAGGGTACGACAAAGATCCACGTACGCTAGAACTTGAAAAACAAGAGCGCGATGAACTTGAACGCGAACACTACGATCGTCTTTTGATGATCGATAAAGAAGAGATGCTTCGTATCGTCTCATTGCTCACTAAGCATCCGTTGCTAAGCGATGTAAGCATCAACGGCAACGAGTATAAAGCGGGTGAAAACGTCAAAGCGGACGATCTTAAAGAAGTTAACCGTTTTGCGATGAATAACGTTGTTAAAGCATTCAGCGACGATATTCAAGAGAAATACAACCAAACGAAAAACCACTTCCAAAAAGAGAAGAAAAAATTCCGTGACGAACACGAAGAAAAACTCTCTATCTTGGAAAAAGACGACATCCTCCCTAACGGTGTTGTTAAATTCGTAAAAGTCTATATCGCGACAAAACGTAAACTCAAAGTCGGGGATAAAATGGCGGGACGTCATGGGAATAAAGGTATCGTCTCTACGATCGTTCCTCAAGTTGACATGCCGTACATGGCGAACGGACGATCCGTTGACGTTTGTTTGAATCCGCTCGGGGTTCCGTCTCGTATGAACATCGGGCAAATCCTTGAGATGCACCTTGGTATGGTCGGTAAAGAGCTTGGATTCCAAATTCAAGATATTTTTGAAGCAAAACAAAAAGAGTTTATCGGTGACTTACGCAGTAAAATGATTACATTTGCGGATGTTGCAGGACTTATGAACGCGGCTAAAGTACTTGGTGAGATGGATGATCAAACGCTTCTAGGCTATGCACAAGACTGGTCAAAAGGGGTTAAATTCGCGACACCTATTTTTGAAGGGGTTACCGAAGCAGAATTCGCAAAACTATTTGAGTTGGCGAAACTTGACACTGACGGCAAAATGGAACTTTACGACGGTAAAACCGGCGATAAAATGAAAGAACGCGTTAACGTCGGGTATATGTATATGCTTAAACTTCATCACTTGGTTGATGAGAAAGTGCATGCACGTTCAACCGGACCATACTCACTCGTTACACAACAACCGGTCGGGGGTAAAGCGCTCTTCGGTGGACAACGTTTCGGGGAAATGGAAGTATGGGCTCTTGAAGCATATGGTGCTTCTGCTGTTCTTAAAGAGATGTTGACCATCAAATCAGATGATGTTGATGGACGTGTACGTGCTTATAAAGCAATTACAAAAGGGGAGAGTGTACCAGCATCAGGTATCCCTGAAACACTCTTCGTATTAACTAAAGAGCTCCAATCATTGGCGCTTGATATTGAGATTTTTGACGAGGTGGATGACAATGAGTAA